The DNA sequence CCGTCCCATTGTCGATGGCGCAGCCTCGATCCTCTGGGTCCGAGGTCCAGCCCGCCCGGTTGCAGCGAGCCTGGACCGATCCGGTCAAAACCTTCTGATCCGGAGGTTCCTCGATGTCGGCAACCAGGGTCAATCCCTGCCGGCACAGATAATCGAACACCGGATCGAGACCGGGGTCGTCGATCCCCCTCCGTCCGGGGTGGTGGTCCGGCCTGACCAGGCCCGTGTGCCGGTGGATTTTCACTCCGACCGCGCCGTTGGACCTTCCGTTTCCGATTTGCGCGAGGGTTCCCGCCTCCCGGCGCGGACTGCCCCAGTCCTCCAGGTTGAGCGAGGTGACCCAGGACAGATAGTCCGGGTATGCGCAATGCATCCTTTCAGCAGTAATAATCTGACGGTTCAGATCGGGTCCCCACATTTCACTGCAACAGATATTGAGCCAATGGATTTTTACCGAATCGAGCATCTCGATAAAGGCGACTTGAGGAAAACGCACTCCCAGGTGGGCATTTGAGTCTATCTTGGGCATCAGGGTCAATTGCGCCAGATATTCGGATTTGTTATGCCAGTCGAGTGTCACTTTTTTCTCCGAACAAAATCGATGATTGACCGGAAGTTCCGTTCCTGCCACCAACCGTCAGACTCAGTAGCCCGATGGAATGTACAATCATCGAGGCACAGTTTGCGCAGCGGACCGAGGTTTCAGCGGCCGGTTCCTATCGGGGCGCGCGATACGGGCATTTGGCAGCCTGATCCTTCCGCCCCCCGGCCATCCCCCGAATCCTCCTGAGACACCCGGCTCCAGACAGAGCCGGGTGTCTCAGACTGAAAGCTTAAATCCGGTTTAATCAGAAACCGAACTGGACAGTGAAGAAATTATCTGCCGAAAGCCGCCCCTTGTTCCGGTAAGCGTAGTTAAAGCTTACCGTCCGGCCGAGCCAGGTCCGCTGGATACCCCCGCCGAGGCTGAAACCACGCCAGGCCGGATTGTCGCCCTCATAGGTATAGCCCGACTTGTCGACTCCGTCGTTGAGCTCATCGGTCTGGATCATCCAGCCGCTGCGCAGCGCCGCGGTGGTGTAGCTGTCGAAAGCGAAAGTCAGCTCGGTGCCGGCGGAGTAGGAAATGGGAATGTAGCTGGGACGCCATATCTCGGCCGCGGTCACCCAGTTCACTTTCTCGCTGGCGAAAAGAGTGTAAGCCAGCGACAGCTTTACCACCGTGGGCAGACGGTAGGTGTTGGTCAGCCACATGACCTCGCGGTTGCTCCGGCGGGCGAAAGCGCCCTGGTCGCTCGAATAGTCGCTGTATCCGCTCGGCAGCGAACCGCTCTTGTCTTCCGGGCCCACCGACTCGATCAGGTCGGAGCCGCGCATGGTGATATTGGTCCCCAGGTTCTGGATGGCGAAAGCAAATTTGATCTCGCGGTCCGCCAGCTCGGTGTGGTAAATGGCGCCGGCGTCGATGGCGAAAGCGTTGCCGCTCGTATTGCCGAACACGTCCTGGTGGACATATTTCACGTTGATGCCGCCCATGAAGCGGTCCGAAAAGTTGTAGGCCAGCGAGCCGCCCATCTGGAAATCGTAGGCGTTGAAAGTGCTGCCCGTTCCCTCAGGCTGGCTCACCGTGGTTATTTCCATGTCCGGAACATCCAGATAGCCGAAAAACCCTCCGATGACGATATCACCGTCTCCGAGGGGCACCGCCGCCCCGGCGTAGCTGTAGGTCACGTCGAGGGTGTAATCGACCACGGTGAGCATGACCTCTTTCTGCTTGAGGAATCCCAGACCGGCCGGATTCCACCAGATCGATGATATGTCATCGGTGATGGCGGTGTAAGCGCCCCCCATGCCTATGCCCCGAGCACCCACGGGGATAGTCAGGAATTCGGCGGCGCGGGCGCCGACGAACGAGAAGTCGGACTGTCTGCCTTGCTCCAGGTACTTGTCCAACCCCGAGTAATCCTGCCGCGAAATGCCCTGCGCCAGCAAAGGCATGACAGCAAAGGCCAGGATCGCCCAAGTGCTGGCAAAAGCTCTTGAGGCTGATTTTCTGAACATGTATTACCTCCATCCTCGTGCAGCCTGAAAAGATAGGGGTTCCGATTGTAATCGGTCGCTGCGCGGCCGGCGCTCTCAGTTAACGATATAGAATTTGCCGGTGAACGTCTTGCCGCGCGTATCCGTCACATGGAAAAAGTACAAGCCGCTGGCTACGGTCTGGCCGAAACGGTTCCTCAGGTTCCAAGGCTCGGTCCCGGAGTGGTTATCGTAGCCTGAAAGCACTTTCGGCACACCCTGGGTCATGCGGTCGAGGTCGGTGTAGTCGCCCCAGCCGGTCCGATTGGAGCCGATGTGGTTGAGGACATTGACCAGGTTGCCGCCCAGCGAATAAATGCGTAGCGTGCATTTATTGGGCAGGTTGATGAACTCGATCCGGCGCTGGGTGGGCGAAAGGTCCAGATAGGAGGAGGCCAGATACGGGTTGGGCACGACCTTGATCTTGCTCAGGTCGGCGTCCTGCGCGTTGAGGCTCATCGGCTTGATGTCGATTTCCCACCTGTCTCCGGGGAACGGAGGCTCGTGGTACTGATAGAACACGGACAGGTCATCGTTGAAATAACCGTAGGCGTTGTCTATGCTCATCACCGTTCCGGCGGATGGCATTCCGGTCAGTTGGCCCTCCGTGCCGCTGAAGCGCCAGAACAGCCCGTTAACCATCAGGCCGAACTCCGCGGTGTTGCTGACCGGAAGCGATGAGACCATTTTCTTCGTGCGCTGGGCTTTGGGCACGTCGTTCAGCATGTCCTCGTACATCTGGCCCATGCCGCTCCAGACACCGCCGAAATTGTCGAGAGTGACGAAACCCCAGCCGTAATCATCCGGGAACTCGGCGAACGGCAGGTCCACGTTGCGGCTGACATCGTGCACGGCCAGGCTCAACCCGCCGCCGGAGGAAGTCCAGGTGAGCGTGAAACGTCCGCTGCGCATCATGCTGATGTTGCCGGGAGGGAAACCGGGTGCGCGCTCGGGGTTGGAGGCCGGCCCGGTGCTGTAGATATCTACTGTCGCCCCGGTGTAGCCCCCGGTATTGAAATTGTTCAGCAGCTCGGACCTGAAATTACCGTCCGAGAGGTAGCGGAAATCGGCAGTCACGGCGTAGTCCGCGCCCACCGAGGTCGTGGGGGCGAAAGAGACGCTCGCGTCCCCGGGCCGGACCGTGTAACAACGGTAGGGGAACTCCTGGGAGGCGCCCAGGACATTGCCGCCCTCGCTCAGCTCGAATGTCATGTTGCTGTACACGAAGCCGTAGGAGTGGATTGTGGGCTTCCAGTTGTCGACCTTGGCCGTCAGGACAAGCTTTTTCTCCGTGGTCAGGCGCTCGTTGAGCACGGGGGTGAACTCGATTTCGGCCACCGGGCCGCGGTAGACCGGCGGCTCTTTCAGGGTCCCGTCGCCGTTGCCCGCCACCGCCACCATGTCGTTGCTGTCGAACACCGGGTTCTGGCCCATCCCGGGCGTGAACTTGATTTCCCCGTCCTGCTCCGCCGAACGGAAATTGCTGGCGTCCGAGCGCGGTATCACATCGTAAAGGCCTGCTTCGCCGGCGCGGTTCCAGGTTTTGCCTGCGTTCGGATCGGGCAGGGAGAACATATCCCCGGTGGACACGTCATAGTTGCGGTCATATGGCACCAGGGCGTACCAGACCTTGAGTCCGTTGCGCATGCGCTTGAGCGGGTAATCGTCGTCCAGCTTGTCGACATAGAAGA is a window from the bacterium genome containing:
- a CDS encoding amidohydrolase, translating into MTLDWHNKSEYLAQLTLMPKIDSNAHLGVRFPQVAFIEMLDSVKIHWLNICCSEMWGPDLNRQIITAERMHCAYPDYLSWVTSLNLEDWGSPRREAGTLAQIGNGRSNGAVGVKIHRHTGLVRPDHHPGRRGIDDPGLDPVFDYLCRQGLTLVADIEEPPDQKVLTGSVQARCNRAGWTSDPEDRGCAIDNGTGQGSFLEAMQSVMERHSALRVVWCHLGCREMGLEGLSHCLDRHPNLAVDLAARIEYLRTLDRGNVLDFFVRYQDRILYGTDSVLRAESPEDSREEISLARESYIRDMIYFATDWELEAGKDGKTVRGLYLPPEILKKVYFDNALKWYPGIMQPVGKVVRTAKNWPRV
- a CDS encoding PorV/PorQ family protein produces the protein MFRKSASRAFASTWAILAFAVMPLLAQGISRQDYSGLDKYLEQGRQSDFSFVGARAAEFLTIPVGARGIGMGGAYTAITDDISSIWWNPAGLGFLKQKEVMLTVVDYTLDVTYSYAGAAVPLGDGDIVIGGFFGYLDVPDMEITTVSQPEGTGSTFNAYDFQMGGSLAYNFSDRFMGGINVKYVHQDVFGNTSGNAFAIDAGAIYHTELADREIKFAFAIQNLGTNITMRGSDLIESVGPEDKSGSLPSGYSDYSSDQGAFARRSNREVMWLTNTYRLPTVVKLSLAYTLFASEKVNWVTAAEIWRPSYIPISYSAGTELTFAFDSYTTAALRSGWMIQTDELNDGVDKSGYTYEGDNPAWRGFSLGGGIQRTWLGRTVSFNYAYRNKGRLSADNFFTVQFGF